The window gTCTCACGCTAGTTATTCCTGGTAGCTTTAAGCGGTTGAACCTCCGCTCCCAGCAGCGCTGCCTTGCACAACTGAGCACACAACGAGGATGGAGAATAAAGAAATACCCCCAAGCGATTTGTCTTGTGTTAAGGGTCCTTTTTGCAGAATAGAAACATACAAATAAGAGAAAACACGAGgtgaaataaactaaataatgaATAAGAAATTGTGCAAAGAAGAATGTAGAAGAATGGTGTGATTTATTGTGTCTCAGGTATCTCCATGAGGTGTTGCTGAGATTGGGAGTACTGTTAAATTGCATATATCTAGAGTTATTAGACAATAAGAAGCATTTACCAACCTTGTTCAGGATCCCAGTTAACTTGTTTCCTTGGGTTTTCTATTGGAAATTTCATCTCTATTTTTGTTCTCAATCAAAACGTAGGGGAATTTGTTCAGCGcgattataaaaaaatacagaaaaatagccGGATCACGAGGAACTCTTCTCCCACATCATCTGCACAGCATCTTTTCGTGAATGTGGGTTTAAATTGTACGGAGGAATAAACGCATCGCAAAACCGCATTGTCTGCCTTTGCtggccccccaccccccctttttttcctccacctcGCTTGGACGCGCGGTGTTCGCCTGACAGAGAGATACTTGTGATACCTTTCACTGAGCCGTCGCACCAAACCACATCCCGTCTCACACTCAAAcgtgcgcgcgcgcacacacacacacacaccagtggtCCGGTCCAGAAACACGGCTGGAGTGTGTCCAAATAAGCAACTATACCCACGCGTTATGCCGGCAGCGTGAACAACGGGGAAGGATACTCTCCTCCCTTTCATTCCCAAAGCGTACTACCCCACCTGCCTTTTACTGTAACTAGCTGGAGGAAATTTGCTTCTAGCTTTGCATCAGCTAAAATTTCACTAATTTTAATAATCTGTTTTTGAATACTCACTCTTATGTTTTCCCCCCAAATCAGGATTATCCTCTCATCGTTTGGCAACCGGCGACAGAGCACATGGCGCAGGGCGGCAAGTCAGAGATATTCTCCAAATCAGCAGCAGACTCATTACATCATCACATGTATGGGAAACAGTGCACTATTTATGAACTTAGATAGCTAAAGACAAGTCACCTTCTCCGTCCCGTCAGACCCCCCAAACTGTGTACTGTTGACCAGACAGAAATTTATAAACAGCTGGGCCAAATTATTTTCAGGAAATATTTAGAGACGCCTTACATAATAAGTACGTAGGCTTGTAGTATACGTGTAACTCAAAACTTTgcactttttgttttgatgattATGTAGCCAAAACGTACTATACAAGTGTTCCAAGTTAGGTTGTATTTAAAGGACCATGCtcttgtttttgcatgtttttgttcatcCATTCAAGCAATATTTACATCAGTTTTCCACCCTGCCCTCCTGGCAgacattggtttccattcatttcaataGATTGTATGAAACATGCTTGAGAACTCCTTTTAATTTTGTCAGAATTAtgttactgtaactgtaatacAATCTTCACTTGcaaatactactaataataattattataatgataattgctttataacacacacaaataggcCAGAatgcgagagagagaaaatattagaggaaaaaacaagcacaaaataaaaaaactaaagtcACTTAAAATGGATTAAATGGGAAACCTATAGCCTGGGAAGGGTAAAAATGAATTCATATGAAAGTTTTGAATAATGTTGAATGAAACTAAAGTTGCCAAGCTGTGAAATTAATCTGATTCATTTGGAAACGATAAATAAAGGAGATCAAGATTCTGGGTAGCAACATTTATTCAGAcagcaaaattacaaaaaattgTTTCGGAACAGAAGGTTTAGGATCCTTGAAGGCTCAAACTGTAATTTTGTGTCCACTTCAATACATCATCAAAGCCAAATAAAGATTTTCTCAGCTCATCACAATTGATTACTCTTGTACAAGGATAAGCCCACTGGTGTTTACAGGTCTTTAACAGCATGAGAACACGTTAGGAATATAATTAATGTGTCGTTCAATTTGTGAGTGCAGCATGGGGTATTAATAGACCATTTTACATGAATTTGAAACTTTTAAACTGGTGATAACATCAAACTGTTtaacactaaaaaaaaactaaatgaagcATGAATTGGTTTGTGGCTAAAGCTAATTACACTGTTCAAAACGTCTGTTTCACATGTTGCCTGTTACACCAGTAATTCACAATACTTTGTTGGTAAATGACGTGAGGGGTTAAAAGGTCGATCAAACAATACATGGCAGAATTAACAATACGCTGCTGACAGAATGTTCTCATGACCAACGTGTACTCTGCTGAATCAGAATTTATATTTGTTGCACTCTGTGTTTTCCCACATTGGTCAGTTTTTCACACTGCCACATTACTATAAATGAGGAAactttggtgtttttttgttttcagcaagcCGGATGGTGTGTATAACCACAAACTGCCCTAATTAACAAGATAGGCTACCAGTTATTACATGGTTATTCATAAGCTTGGTGCATCTGGTAGATATCCAGGACTCTGGagcacttgaatagaacagagccatcgtcaatgttagtaacacctgtgcctttcctactatgacaagtcaaatcACCTGCTGTGAAAATGGCCAGTGATTGTGTGCAACACCAGTAATTCGTATCTGTTCCACCACTCATTGAAGGAGAAATGTAACACCTTCAGTTACAATTGCCAGTAAGTCCCATTTTctaatgacaaaataaagtcaCAACATATTTTATGCATTAAGTCATAGTTCTTCATTCCACTGTCTTCTCTCGTCGCCATGGAGGAGACGCTGATTCAGGCGGTCCAGGGCTAGACCAGGTCTCTGGAACATGTCAAGCATTATAGATCAATTTTACTGTTTCAGGGCCCTTGAGAGCACTTTTGAAAGGGTCCTGAATTTCTATCTGCTGTCTTGTCTCTTCCTCTGGTGAAAATTTAAATAACTGCACTATTAAGAAGACAACTGTATAAAATTCAGTGCAAGTACAAGTCCATTTCCATGAAATCCTGCTCTTAATTGGCAGGTACATGGACTAAGGTTCACATGCCACTGTGTTTCATGACCAGTGAGGACAATATGGGCTGGCTTTTCCTGCAATTTATGGGCTTCACACTGGCTCCACTGTGTGTATAATGTACAAACTGTGGCTCCAAAAATATCACGTCCACACCCAGAAATCCCACAATGTTGAAACACAAATTCATGTGTGATGTTAGTCATTTTGTCTACTTTTCTTTCTGCTATCTTTAGCATATGTTCTGTATACTAGGAACTCATGTCAACCTAATGATAAACAATACCAGTGCCAGTGGATATCTACATTTGGGattaaaataaagtcaaatatttaTTGCATGACAAATAATTTAGACCTAATTCAAACCTGCCATGCCTgccaattttttaaaatatgttatggaaaaaatagaaaacatcaAAGCTTCAATTACTCCTGCTGTGTCACGTCTCCCTTCACTTGAGCCCTCGTCCTCCTCCACGCTGTTAGATAAGTTTACCCCCATTACCCTTAGGGATTTGGTCAGCAAAAAACGTACCTGTACAGACTGGcatttgtataatgtttttatgtctattcaaatgttttcatttttgtttttatattttattttatctttcgaTGTTTAACTGTTTGCACGTTTTAAtgctctttttaatattttgttttatctgtatggtattgtattttgtgaagcaccttgtaactctggtttgtaaaggcgctaaataaataaagtttttattattattattattgtgcgTATGGGGATGGGTGGTTTGTGGCGTGTCCTTCCTTACGCATGAGCGTGATGACGAAGGCAATCATAGCAACCAGCATGGTGACGGGGAAGCTTAGCTTCGCTCCTTATCTGCTTATAAGCTAGTATTAGGCTGTTATGTTTATGTTACTTGATTATCttacagttttaaaatgtttacagttAAGCACACTGTAGTTTCTGGATGTATCCAAGCTCTGCCGTCGCTGCCCCAGAATATTTCTGAGGAAAATGGGATACGCTGAGTGTAACATTGCCATGGAATCGAGAATAGGTATGCAAATACTATTAGCATTAGCTAGCTGTTTGGCTGGTTAATCGGCATAAGGACAATTCTAATTGTGCTCAGGCAGCAACCCAAAGATAAACTCATGCTGACATCGTATACACTCTAATACTCTAATATGACTTTTATCTAGACAATGGTCAGGCCTTTACTCACATTAACGTTACTTGTTCTCGAGACTTAAACTTGAAATCCATAACCAAgacagtaacgttagcttgtaACACGATGCTTCAATTAATGTTAGCTAAGGTTATGTTAACGTTACATTATTTTGGTCCATTAAGTTGACGACTGTACTTTATCTGTTTTCCATGTCAAAGATAACATTTACTATTTTCACAGTGGTATTCGTTTTAACAGTACCGTATTGCCAATTATTACTGTAAACCCGAACTATATTAACAAccgaaaaaaatatatatgaataaattcaaatcaaagcaaaatTGACcaatagtatttttatttaatttttttggtgATAAAAAACAGTAacttttggaaaatgttttattgattgTTTGCATCATATACATGTTTATTATCTGTTCTgaacttatttaaaaaaaaattattacatactaccaataataataacatactgGAGCTAGAACATAAATGTATAAACACCTGACAAATAGTAATTACCCTGCCTAAATTACTgcaagattattttttattatttatcaatgtaataatactctatataatatttcttaaacaatatttaaaggcttgttgaaaatatttttgattgtttAGTCAATAAATGTTATTGATCACAAATTATCAAAGCCTAAAGTTGATTTCTGACCAACATTTCAAAACCCCAAAGGTATTCTGTTTACAAAGATATACATAGTAAGTAAATAGTAAGTCTtcacatttgcaaagctgtatgcaccaaatgcttgcttgataaatgacttaaatgtttcagtattTATTAAAACTGACATTCATTTTAGGGAGTGTGTCATCTGGACTGGGTTGTAGCCGTGGTACAAGAGGACAGACTTTGAAAAGTAGCCGTAAGTATTAATATGTGCTAATATTATAATGAGAAATAACCCAAATAAGTATTGGTCATTTGTAAGAGTTTAATctacagtgtactgtatgttgttctctgtcttgtgtttttagctttctgccctccctcctccagcaAGTTGACACAATCCATCATTAAAGACCACATGGTGTCTCATTACAAAAAAGTTTACTCAGCTAAAGGTGAGCTACATAGCAGGAATACAGTATGACTCTTAcattgacattttgtagaccgAGCAAATTAAGTCATAAGTAAGCTTATATGTTAAGTGGTTAAAACATGTATCTGTGTTGAATAATAATTAGATTAATAATCTGTCGTGATCTTACATTTTTGCCTTATTCCACAGCTGTCATTGATGCCTCAGTACCCAAAAGCTTGATACATAGTGTAAAGTGTAAGTACCCaagtataaaatattaaatgattaCTTACTTACTCAAACCACTTTTTTGCTGTTGAAATGTATTTCTGGGCTTTTTATAGGTAATATATTTCTCATTTTAGCACACCCACAATGGTTTTAATAGCATAATAATTAGTTTAAATGCTTTTCAGCTGTCTAAATGTAACCACTAACAGTCAGGTATTGGTGTCTCAGTGGTAATCAGCACAAAGACCAACATTTTCTCTCAGAACTCACCACTTTGCACCAGCTTTCAGTGGTTCAGGAAGACATGAATCATAATTGAGTACATGCaactcatcctcatcctcatctttAATGGTAAAAGTCATGCTCTCTTCTTATGAGACAATTGCTCCCTTGATCCTCACATACCTCACAATTAAGTGCAGTGAGTCTTTGCCTGTTTAGTCATTTgaggaaatgaaataaatcacacGGCAGATGTGGGCtcaacataaatgtaaattacaacatttttttacagAATAACCCATGGGATGTATTGAGAATcagtgtgtataaatgtgttagATTATCCAAAggtggctttttttcttttaaaaaaatgtttgattgtaAAATACTGCTTTGCTGCCTGTGATAGTTACACAGTCCAGAGTAGACTATGTTCCTGTGTCTATTAATTTTTTCATTGCCTGTTTACAGACAATGACCAGATCAGACAGGAGCAGTTGCGGAAAGGGGGTCGTCCTCAGTCAGCCCACTGTCTCTCACAGAGGAATAGCAGAGCCTCCTGCTCCTCAGCCCAGGTGAGAAATCAAGGCAGATTCACAGATGTGTTTCTCATTGCTTCATGTGATGCCAACATATCTTAGGCAGTAGCCATGGCATTGCCTGACTAGAAAACTTGACAATCATGACCGTTCAAAGGCTTTAAATGCAAAGCATGCATTATTTGTCATTCAACCCTTTTCAGTATGTACAATATCTGATTCAATacaatgtttgctttttagAGTAGATTATCTGTGGAGTATGATGACAGCCCCTACCTCTACTCAAGGAGTTCCTCGGTCTCCAGCCCACGGTTCAGCACCTCCTTTCATGCCAAGGAGATAGTTTATCCATCACAGAACCAGTCTCATCACACTCGCCCAGCATCAGAAATAAAGTACCGGAGCCCAGGGGCAACTTCTCACAGAAAGCAGTCAGCGTGTTCACTGGCAGCGTCGGGAGATCATAGCTGCTACAAGACTTACCAGGACCCTGTTCAGAAGACGTACAGCGGAGACCTGCTCCAGAAACATTCACAGCACTTTACCCAAGACAAACCTTTCACCCCTAAGACCCTGAAATCAGATAAGAGCTCATACCTGTCGAAATATCGCTACTACAGAGCACCACAGAGGAAACCTACTCAGGATTGTACCAACTCAAGATTGATGCGACAGAAGACTTATCATGGAAGGTACGTACCAAGCGTCTCTGAAGAAAAGCAGTAGATATTTGTCTTCAAAACAATTCACTTAATATGTGCAACATGTGTTCTAAGGTGTTAAAAATAACTTgaattctgtcttttctttatgCAGCACAAAAACCAAGGAATACACACAGGATTTTTATGAGCCATCTCAGGTAATTTTGAGAATTTCATTTGATTATTCAGACATATTTTCTAAAactattttccctttttaagtCATAACAAATGTCCATCACGTTATCAAAGTGATGTCTTAAAGTTGCCTACTTAGTATGATCGGGAGCCACAAGTATTTGCaattttcataatttcataATGATATAAGATGTAGCAATTAGAGTTTATTGTTTGTGAAGCTgtaaccagcaaatatttggcactTTTACTTTATGCATTACTAAGAGTATTAATTAAGGATTATCAAAATTAAATGATCAAATTCACTATTGAATTATGAATCAATTAATCCATTTATTGACTAAGCTTTTTACTATCATGTGTTGTCAGTGGttggattcatttttaaatgtattttcttacaTCATTAGTGATAAGTGATCATGGCTTTGGTGCTTGCATGCCACTTCCCAAACGTCACttaagatatactgtataaggtTTATACCGGGTGTAGCATTCCCGGCTGAACAGATGCATTTTACTCTCAGGAACTGATGTTTATAAagaatttaatttccaaaaacacagTAAGAGCTTGTGCCCTTCAGCCAGGAGCTAAGATGtagaaagaaacctttttaaaacaaacatttgtacagtgaGTACCCAAGGGTTTATCCTTTCTCTCTTAACGTTAAATCAGAATGGCACTTCACGTAAAAAGAGCGCCAATGTACACAAAGAGTGCtgctgcacttccttttccagacttcaaaataaaagcatgtgagattaaaaaaaaatgtacacttaataaaacaaataaaaatacaatgtccaCATTAAGTATGCAGCGAGAATTATTagtcaaccaaaaacaaacaaagtaacatttggTTCAAGTTCAATAATAAAGTCCTTTCTTGTGAAAGCCTTTCTCAGGAGTTCCATGGCAACACTGCCCTCTATGGTTAAAGGTAAAGATGACGGCCTACTTCAGTGATTGGGGATTCAATGGTCATTTACACTGGGCCTAAAAACTGATCAGTGCCAATCAATCAATgatcaatgtttttattacataattatatCAGGGAAAATTAATGTAACAAGTGTAGTTTACTAACCCACACTGACTGAACCGGAGGACATTCTGTGGTACAGTGTCCAAATAAAGACTATGAAAAATAGTGGGGcatcattttttgttgttcaagGTCAATAATCCTTGCATGGTTTATTGTCCCTTAATCCATGAAGAACTGAAGTGTTTACAGTCACATTAAACATTTGATTATTAGATAGCCTTGACAATATTGAATATCCCTCCTCATTTACAaccctttttgttttacaggGATTTAATACAGACCATGAGTGGTCTGAGGATGAGTTCAATGGCACATATTTCTCAGCATCTAGACAACACAGTCGAGCAAACAAGAGCAGAGACCATGATTTCTTTGACTCCTCATTCAGGTAAAATCACTAAGTTGAAATATGATGTTGCATTTTAAGCATAATGTTatactttgtgtattttctttgtaaagTTGTAAAGAATTATAAGCCTCATCTTTTAGGGTCTCACCAGAAGGCAGGAAATCTCCCATTATGAAGAGTGTATCTACAGAGTAAGTTGATGTAGAAAATTATTGCTACATATATAAAGATTTGACAGTGTGATGCTTCAGTAAATCTTAAGAACCATCTACAATAATGTGTCTGTGAAGTGAATTATTCTCATCTGTTCTTCATCAGGGAGGAAGAATTAATGTACCTCGAATTCATTTCTGCTGTAACAGAGGATATCTTGTCCAGGGGACACATCTCTGAcaggtttttcattttctctaagACTATTTTCTGTTAACTACTACTGTTGAAATGTCTATTCTTTATGTTAGCTTACAGATATTTATAGCACATGTGCAGCTTGGATGACACTTTCTTAATAGTTATAGCATGTGTCTCATAATTGAGTAAATTGTTAAACCTACAGAGACATTATTGTAAGTGTCTATGTCTATGTGTCTAAGGGTCCTAGACCGGGTGATAAAGCGCCATATTGACATGAATCGGCATCAGCTTGATGAGGTGAGTATATAACTTCATGCAGAATACCAAATATGTTAAGCAAGTCTTTTTTAAGTGTTCAGGTcacagctttaaataaatatttgaaaaaaaattataaggTTGTCACAAAGGTCTCTTCAACTTTTTATCATGGATCTTGCTTGTTTTTAGGATAAAATGCACCACCTTCTGGAAGTGCTGCGTAAGGATTTTGAAGAGCCAATCAACATATCCACCTCCAGTACAGAGCTTGAAAAAAAGGAGAATGATCTGCTTGATGCATTCTTACCACATCTGGAATCAGGGGGGAATCAAGTGAAGACCAAAGAAAACAATGACCTGTTCCCTTATGCGTCACAAATGAAATACTGTGATTCGCCAGATTATGCTGATCCCTTATTGGTGTCTACACCCTTATGCTCTCCTGAAAGGACTGCTTCACCAACTAAAACAAATGAAGAGGATGGAGACTGTGACAATCTGGAAAAGGGCATTAGCTCTCCTTGGCTCAGTGAGCATGTTTCCGATAATACAAGAATCAGTGAAGAGGGCTTCCGTCAAAATCAAATAGGCACAACTGCAACAAACAAAGAAGTCAGCAGCCATAAATACACCACTATAACCAGTGACAAAGGATTTCATCAGGACCAAGCTGAGGTCAGTTACGATGGACAATCTGAAGAATTTGAGGATCTGGGGAGAAGTTTGTCAGAGTCGCTTCATGTGTCCAGCAATACACACCACAACAATGTGGAGACCGCTGAGCAACATACAAATACAGTTGCTTCTGTCAGTGATGATGAGTTCTGAGTTTTGCTGTATTCAGGGATTGAATGTCctttaatgtttacattaccAAGTGAGTGTTTTTTCAGAGTAATAGAATACTTGAAACTTCTGAAAGTATAgttttgtaaatgtgatttaacACTGGTtgtgttttccatgttttttcaaGCCCCACCAATGTGGTGTTGTAGTCCtattctgcttttttttaatctttttacaAAAGCACAGTGGAAATTTCACATAAGCAAACAAGGTGTTGCCAGTACATCAGAGACTTGAATGTCTCATTTAGGATATTGTAAAGTGGGCGCATACTTGAGCTGTAGTGGTTGAGCTCCAGTTGAACTCCAGAGTAATGCTCTAAATATATTCTAAATTATTGCCCCATGGTAACCAGTATGATTAGCAAATTTGCAAATGAGAGTCCATGGCACTGCACTGATGTCAGATGTGTGGAATTAGTATCTTTTAGTTTGAGTGGACCCAGTCAGTCTTAAGTACAGTGTGATGTAGCTGCagtttacattttcagatttcaggaattattttataaataaacttaattgTTCAATTTAATTGTAGTTAAATTGTTCACACTGTTTGACTTGATATATGCCTCTGACATGTAGCTGTAGCTCCTACAGTCACCAGCTTGACTGTCACCAGAAAGTGTCTTTACAATTGCAATAAATTTTCTATTCTTTTCCTTCTTGTATGCTTGCATCTGATTATTAAGACTGTATTACAAACTGGTAATTACTCAGCCTGGAACCAGCGCGGCCGTCATTACCATATTTGAGGGTCGTGACCTGAGCCATTTTGCAAACAATTACagagggaaactctttaaccATTGCATAATATTCTGTGTTTGCGATTATAGCTGTCAGTGGATGTAAAAGGTAAACAGACAGGTCAGCGACCAGCAGCTCCAGGCAGCTGTCCCATTTCTGGCATTTTCACCGTTTGGCATTCCAGCTGTCTGATGTCATGGCTCTGAAAACCTCCATGTATTCCTCCGCCACGGAGGCCCTACAATGCATTTTGAAGCGTCTGCTCAAGACAGTACGGTAAACGATACATTTTGTATAAAGTTATTGAAGAGTCAGAGTATATTCCAATGTAATTCGGTGATTTATAAATTGCTGAAGCACGGTTATTCGCGCTATAGAGCCGCGGATGTAGACGGAATACGCTTGTTGCTCTTCCAATCCCAGGAAGCGAAACACGCTTGGAACTTGACTGAACTGTCGGACCAAGAGGCATGGGGTGATACG is drawn from Siniperca chuatsi isolate FFG_IHB_CAS linkage group LG15, ASM2008510v1, whole genome shotgun sequence and contains these coding sequences:
- the spata7 gene encoding spermatogenesis-associated protein 7 isoform X1, giving the protein MGYAECNIAMESRIGSVSSGLGCSRGTRGQTLKSSPFCPPSSSKLTQSIIKDHMVSHYKKVYSAKAVIDASVPKSLIHSVKYNDQIRQEQLRKGGRPQSAHCLSQRNSRASCSSAQSRLSVEYDDSPYLYSRSSSVSSPRFSTSFHAKEIVYPSQNQSHHTRPASEIKYRSPGATSHRKQSACSLAASGDHSCYKTYQDPVQKTYSGDLLQKHSQHFTQDKPFTPKTLKSDKSSYLSKYRYYRAPQRKPTQDCTNSRLMRQKTYHGSTKTKEYTQDFYEPSQGFNTDHEWSEDEFNGTYFSASRQHSRANKSRDHDFFDSSFRVSPEGRKSPIMKSVSTEEEELMYLEFISAVTEDILSRGHISDRVLDRVIKRHIDMNRHQLDEDKMHHLLEVLRKDFEEPINISTSSTELEKKENDLLDAFLPHLESGGNQVKTKENNDLFPYASQMKYCDSPDYADPLLVSTPLCSPERTASPTKTNEEDGDCDNLEKGISSPWLSEHVSDNTRISEEGFRQNQIGTTATNKEVSSHKYTTITSDKGFHQDQAEVSYDGQSEEFEDLGRSLSESLHVSSNTHHNNVETAEQHTNTVASVSDDEF
- the spata7 gene encoding spermatogenesis-associated protein 7 isoform X2, with the protein product MTRSDRSSCGKGVVLSQPTVSHRGIAEPPAPQPRLSVEYDDSPYLYSRSSSVSSPRFSTSFHAKEIVYPSQNQSHHTRPASEIKYRSPGATSHRKQSACSLAASGDHSCYKTYQDPVQKTYSGDLLQKHSQHFTQDKPFTPKTLKSDKSSYLSKYRYYRAPQRKPTQDCTNSRLMRQKTYHGSTKTKEYTQDFYEPSQGFNTDHEWSEDEFNGTYFSASRQHSRANKSRDHDFFDSSFRVSPEGRKSPIMKSVSTEEEELMYLEFISAVTEDILSRGHISDRVLDRVIKRHIDMNRHQLDEDKMHHLLEVLRKDFEEPINISTSSTELEKKENDLLDAFLPHLESGGNQVKTKENNDLFPYASQMKYCDSPDYADPLLVSTPLCSPERTASPTKTNEEDGDCDNLEKGISSPWLSEHVSDNTRISEEGFRQNQIGTTATNKEVSSHKYTTITSDKGFHQDQAEVSYDGQSEEFEDLGRSLSESLHVSSNTHHNNVETAEQHTNTVASVSDDEF